The Papaver somniferum cultivar HN1 unplaced genomic scaffold, ASM357369v1 unplaced-scaffold_107, whole genome shotgun sequence genome includes a region encoding these proteins:
- the LOC113327679 gene encoding uncharacterized protein LOC113327679 has protein sequence MAETRSLIISCVFVCLLFASSTVMCTVEGEECHLVLADAALAAVVRTVKGTLVKLDTKGVCSGTEKICDAWCPVQAQLLGKVINGGNIGKCIYPEDDALNGGYCACCQLN, from the exons ATGGCGGAAACCAGAAGTTTGATAATTTCTTGTGTGTTCGTTTGCCTTCTCTTCGCCTCGAGTACCGTCATGTGCACGGTAGAAG GTGAAGAGTGCCACCTTGTTTTAGCAGATGCTGCACTTGCGGCTGTAGTAAGAACAGTCAAGGGAACTCTTGTGAAACTGGATACCAAAGGAGTTTGCTCTGGTACAGAAAAGATATGTGATGCGTGGTGCCCCGTACAAGCACAATTACTTGGTAAAGTAATCAACGGTGGGAATATTGGTAAGTGCATCTATCCTGAAGATGATGCCCTAAACGGTGGATATTGCGCCTGCTGCCAACTGAACTGA
- the LOC113328333 gene encoding uncharacterized protein LOC113328333, which translates to MAETRSLIISCVFVCLLFASSTVMCTVEGEECHLVLADAALAAVVRTVKGTLVKLDTKGVCSGTEKICDAWCPVQAQLLGKVINGGNIGKCIYPEDALNGGYCACCQLN; encoded by the exons ATGGCGGAAACCAGAAGTTTGATAATTTCTTGTGTGTTCGTTTGCCTTCTCTTCGCCTCGAGTACCGTCATGTGCACGGTAGAAG GTGAAGAGTGCCACCTTGTTTTAGCAGATGCTGCACTTGCGGCTGTAGTAAGAACAGTCAAGGGAACTCTTGTGAAACTGGATACCAAAGGAGTTTGCTCTGGTACAGAAAAGATATGTGATGCGTGGTGCCCCGTACAAGCACAATTACTTGGTAAAGTAATCAACGGTGGGAATATTGGTAAGTGCATCTATCCTGAAGATGCCCTAAACGGTGGATATTGCGCCTGCTGCCAACTGAACTGA